A region of Salvelinus alpinus chromosome 24, SLU_Salpinus.1, whole genome shotgun sequence DNA encodes the following proteins:
- the LOC139552191 gene encoding uncharacterized protein isoform X1, with protein MMLSSVPAVPRGGQQIPGTMSVGLVDPCPQLSQLYHEQLSTGCRETSKNQKTAAAGVGPLMTMSLRPAKSKARNGHLGMDSGGREQQIPVEHRQNALGSVSSLRGHVYGTAGSADFRRAERPVSDQVWNVQGFQRPGNNGNVLVNPKQLEPTSRASAGASPPLQACPPGPAPPAGPTGEQLGILERCLAPHQAEMKRLLTGALGTLCQRLQVMERRMEELYEQGTKHGNSLALLNTQVGQLARRMTATTKQDLSPLHGLGKEPRALKEEKLDFTKPLPHGPNPSCNMGCSGTDKGSLTGCKWRMATTFSPSHSPARRCEHNEGIGGERKGTELGHFLSSVGKEAVTEGCVQGNYSPMSDFEDLDKELADEKGQDAPTWLVNSALVDTESSDSQEVTLLSPSWKAQSGDTQVNRRGSMETHPRPPHIHVPTQSQGQSKSTEVPTCPFPSKGQTMAAFSEVVQLSPIGACSLLAHSVKFVGSSRSEHTGRITPTPTYFQRRITSPPRTDHTAYTQSSKEAEKDRKPERKRRNKRESKGHPVGEFDSTAAMSIKGSFSAQVQDQPQAGVGRETADERQWSQQHERFVESVRVSYGRQENQTLRLTVPTNQQHSPLCNAQFKSPDRLSSSPSGSVFVPYSRSPPLTGYMDPQKDKQALLPFHSTSPSLDTSVASKFPSPRNGSCKSLIVGVQSTHHECQALLLQLSDTANHLIAASPSPELPSPPDGGQSRRGNLPHFFNSKLKRHWDKDRPSCKKRQLKGIRSTGGALAMTLLELQEETLQHHWQPLVILGSPVLLLSPLQLASLAQTFSHCCSKLLNGDTSTLQRGLSRLLRTTGQFPMSLFSQMGFSKISKGGLSTVLAASSPTSFRHWFRHKCPAPLMRLSATEVKAVVCQIMESRKKYMHLPLLPLKDYTGPPGLDNDHSSTSLTSPPTQRCRVRLTPERALSQPRTSHGDNPKTMRLDNQPEPVPSLAIATANVKYPGLHGHGCSPSREGGLYEANVGAQPGQRSKRVSQIRIRKTVPKPDNNLTPMGLPKPKRLKKKEFSLEEIYTNKNYKSPTPNRSLETIFEEPKEKNGLLVCIGHQKRKRVLEFPDFTLPRKRKARANLLPLRAKGPRGRGRRGRPDDSDLDIMLIERLSELEDFFTCQGLED; from the exons ATGATGTTGTCATCTGTTCCGGCTGTTCCAAGAGGTGGTCAGCAGATACCCGGCACCATGTCGGTGGGTCTGGTGGATCCATGCCCCCAGCTTTCCCAGTTGTACCATGAACAACTGTCCACAGGGTGCAGAGAGACTAGCAAGAACCAGAAGACTGCTGCGGCAGGTGTAGGACCTCTGATGACCATGTCTCTCAGACCAGCAAAGAGCAAAGCTAGAAATGGTCATCTTGGGATGGACTCTGGTGGGAGAGAGCAACAGATCCCGGTGGAGCACAGGCAGAACGCTTTGGGCTCAGTCTCCAGTCTAAGAGGTCATGTCTATGGGACTGCTGGCTCTGCCGACTTCAGAAGAGCAGAGAGACCAGTGTCAGACCAGGTTTGGAAT GTCCAAGGCTTTCAAAGACCCGGCAACAATGGCAATGTCTTGGTTAATCCAAAACAACTAG AGCCTACCTCCAGAGCCTCAGCCGGGGCCTCGCCTCCGCTTCAAGCCTGCCCGCCTGGCCCTGCTCCCCCGGCCGGCCCCACAGGTGAGCAGCTGGGCATCCTGGAGCGCTGCCTGGCACCCCACCAGGCAGAGATGAAGCGGCTGCTGACGGGTGCCCTGGGCACCCTGTGCCAACGGCTACAGGtgatggagaggaggatggaggagctCTACGAGCAGGGAACCAAACACGGCAACAGCCTGGCCCTGCTCAACACCCAGGTGGGCCAGCTGGCGAGAAGGATGACCGCCACCACCAAACAGGACTTGTCACCTCTCCATGGTCTGG GAAAGGAACCAAGAGCGCTAAAAGAAGAAAAGTTGGACTTCACCAAGCCGTTACCACATGGTCCAAACCCTTCATGCAATATGGGCTGCTCTGGAACAGACAAGGGGAGCCTCACTGGATGTAAATGGAGGATGGCGACAACATTTTCACCTAGCCACAGTCCGGCCCGGCGCTGTGAACACAATGAGGGAATAGGTGGGGAAAGGAAAGGGACAGAGTTAGGGCACTTCTTATCCTCTGTCGGAAAAGAGGCGGTCACAGAGGGGTGCGTACAGGGAAACTACTCCCCCATGTCGGACTTTGAGGATCTGGACAAGGAGCTGGCTGACGAGAAGGGGCAGGACGCTCCCACCTGGTTGGTCAATTCTGCCCTGGTGGACACAGAGTCTAGTGATAGTCAGGAAGTGACCCTTTTATCCCCTTCTTGGAAGGCACAATCTGGGGACACTCAAGTGAACAGGAGAGGGAGTATGGAGACACATCCACGCCCTCCTCATATACACGTCCCCACTCAATCACAAGGCCAATCCAAAAGCACTGAGGTCCCAACGTGTCCATTTCCAAGTAAGGGTCAGACTATGGCTGCATTTTCTGAGGTGGTCCAGTTGAGCCCTATAGGAGCTTGCTCTCTGTTGGCACATTCCGTTAAATTCGTAGGCTCATCTAGGTCCGAGCACACAGGTAGAATAACTCCTACTCCAACTTATTTCCAGCGAAGGATCACCAGCCCACCTCGCACTGACCACACGGCCTACACTCAGTCCTCCAAAGAGGCAGAGAAAGAccggaagcctgagaggaagaggcGGAACAAGAGGGAATCGAAGGGACACCCGGTTGGTGAGTTCGACTCCACTGCCGCCATGTCCATCAAGGGTAGCTTCTCCGCCCAGGTACAGGACCAACCGCAGGCTGGTGTGGGCAGGGAGACAGCCGATGAGAGGCAGTGGAGTCAACAACACGAGAGGTTTGTGGAGAGTGTAAGGGTGTCATACGGCAGACAAGAAAATCAGACTCTTAGATTAACCGTACCTACTAATCAGCAACACTCTCCATTGTGCAATGCCCAATTTAAATCTCCAGACCgactatcatcatcaccatcaggtTCAGTCTTTGTGCCGTATTCCCGGTCTCCACCATTGACTGGCTACATGGACCCTCAGAAGGACAAACAAGCCCTCCTGCCCTTCCATTCTACCAGCCCCTCTCTGGACACCTCCGTGGCCTCCAAGTTCCCCTCTCCCCGAAATGGCTCTTGTAAATCTCTCATCGTTGGTGTTCAATCCACCCACCACGAGTGCCAGGCCCTCCTGCTCCAGCTGTCGGACACAGCTAACCACCTCATAGCTGCCAGCCCCTCTCCGGAGCTCCCTTCACCTCCGGATGGTGGTCAAAGCAGACGGGGGAACCTCCCACACTTCTTCAACTCCAAGCTCAAGCGCCACTGGGATAAGGACCGGCCCTCCTGTAAGAAGCGGCAGCTAAAAGGCATTAGAAGCACTGGTGGCGCTCTAGCCATGACTCTCCTGGAGCTGCAGGAGGAGACGTTGCAGCACCACTGGCAGCCACTGGTGATTCTGGGCAGCCCAGTCTTGCTTCTTTCCCCCCTGCAGCTGGCGTCCCTAGCCCAGACCTTCTCCCACTGCTGCAGCAAACTCCTGAACGGAGACACCTCTACCCTGCAGCGTGGTCTCTCTCGCCTACTCCGCACCACTGGCCAGTTCCCCATGTCCCTCTTCAGCCAGATGGGCTTCTCTAAGATCTCCAAGGGGGGTCTGAGCACTGTGCTGGCCGCCTCCTCCCCAACCTCCTTCCGCCACTGGTTCAGACACAAGTGCCCCGCTCCCCTCATGAGACTGTCAGCCACGGAGGTGAAGGCTGTGGTGTGTCAGATCATGGAGTCGCGGAAGAAGTACATGCATCTTCCCCTGCTGCCCCTCAAGGACTACACTGGCCCTCCTGGCCTGGACAATGACCACAG CAGCacatctctcacctctccacccaCACAGCGATGTAGGGTCAGACTCACCCCAGAGCGGGCCCTTTCCCAACCCAGAACCAGCCACGGGGACAACCCCAAGACCATGCGTCTGGATAACCAACCTGAGCCTGTACCCAGTCTTGCCATCGCTACTGCCAACGTCAAATACCCAGGTCTGCATGGGCATGGCTGCAGCCCATCCAGAGAG GGAGGTCTGTATGAGGCGAATGTGGGGGCCCAGCCAGGCCAGCGCTCCAAGAGGGTATCCCAGATCCGCATTCGGAAGACTGTTCCCAAACCAGACAACAACCTCACGCCCATGGGCCTGCCCAAACCAAAGAG ACTGAAGAAGAAGGAGTTCAGCTTGGAGGAGATTTATACCAACAAGAATTATAAATCACCCACTCCCAACAG GAGCCTAGAGACCATCTTCGAAGAGCCCAAGGAGAAGAACGGATTGCTGGTCTGCATCGGCCACCAGAAGAGGAAGCGCGTGCTGGAGTTCCCAGACTTCACACTGCCGCGCAAACGAAAAGCCAGAGCCAACCTGCTGCCCCTGCGCGCGAAGGGCCCCAGGGGCCGGGGCCGGAGGGGGAGGCCTGACGATTCCGACCTAGACATTATGCTCATCGAGAGGCTGAGCGAGCTGGAGGACTTCTTCACCTGCCAAGGCCTGGAGGACTGA
- the LOC139552191 gene encoding uncharacterized protein isoform X2, producing MMLSSVPAVPRGGQQIPGTMSVGLVDPCPQLSQLYHEQLSTGCRETSKNQKTAAAGVGPLMTMSLRPAKSKARNGHLGMDSGGREQQIPVEHRQNALGSVSSLRGHVYGTAGSADFRRAERPVSDQVWNVQGFQRPGNNGNVLVNPKQLEPTSRASAGASPPLQACPPGPAPPAGPTGEQLGILERCLAPHQAEMKRLLTGALGTLCQRLQVMERRMEELYEQGTKHGNSLALLNTQVGQLARRMTATTKQDLSPLHGLGKEPRALKEEKLDFTKPLPHGPNPSCNMGCSGTDKGSLTGCKWRMATTFSPSHSPARRCEHNEGIGGERKGTELGHFLSSVGKEAVTEGCVQGNYSPMSDFEDLDKELADEKGQDAPTWLVNSALVDTESSDSQEVTLLSPSWKAQSGDTQVNRRGSMETHPRPPHIHVPTQSQGQSKSTEVPTCPFPSKGQTMAAFSEVVQLSPIGACSLLAHSVKFVGSSRSEHTGRITPTPTYFQRRITSPPRTDHTAYTQSSKEAEKDRKPERKRRNKRESKGHPVGEFDSTAAMSIKGSFSAQVQDQPQAGVGRETADERQWSQQHERFVESVRVSYGRQENQTLRLTVPTNQQHSPLCNAQFKSPDRLSSSPSGSVFVPYSRSPPLTGYMDPQKDKQALLPFHSTSPSLDTSVASKFPSPRNGSCKSLIVGVQSTHHECQALLLQLSDTANHLIAASPSPELPSPPDGGQSRRGNLPHFFNSKLKRHWDKDRPSCKKRQLKGIRSTGGALAMTLLELQEETLQHHWQPLVILGSPVLLLSPLQLASLAQTFSHCCSKLLNGDTSTLQRGLSRLLRTTGQFPMSLFSQMGFSKISKGGLSTVLAASSPTSFRHWFRHKCPAPLMRLSATEVKAVVCQIMESRKKYMHLPLLPLKDYTGPPGLDNDHSTSLTSPPTQRCRVRLTPERALSQPRTSHGDNPKTMRLDNQPEPVPSLAIATANVKYPGLHGHGCSPSREGGLYEANVGAQPGQRSKRVSQIRIRKTVPKPDNNLTPMGLPKPKRLKKKEFSLEEIYTNKNYKSPTPNRSLETIFEEPKEKNGLLVCIGHQKRKRVLEFPDFTLPRKRKARANLLPLRAKGPRGRGRRGRPDDSDLDIMLIERLSELEDFFTCQGLED from the exons ATGATGTTGTCATCTGTTCCGGCTGTTCCAAGAGGTGGTCAGCAGATACCCGGCACCATGTCGGTGGGTCTGGTGGATCCATGCCCCCAGCTTTCCCAGTTGTACCATGAACAACTGTCCACAGGGTGCAGAGAGACTAGCAAGAACCAGAAGACTGCTGCGGCAGGTGTAGGACCTCTGATGACCATGTCTCTCAGACCAGCAAAGAGCAAAGCTAGAAATGGTCATCTTGGGATGGACTCTGGTGGGAGAGAGCAACAGATCCCGGTGGAGCACAGGCAGAACGCTTTGGGCTCAGTCTCCAGTCTAAGAGGTCATGTCTATGGGACTGCTGGCTCTGCCGACTTCAGAAGAGCAGAGAGACCAGTGTCAGACCAGGTTTGGAAT GTCCAAGGCTTTCAAAGACCCGGCAACAATGGCAATGTCTTGGTTAATCCAAAACAACTAG AGCCTACCTCCAGAGCCTCAGCCGGGGCCTCGCCTCCGCTTCAAGCCTGCCCGCCTGGCCCTGCTCCCCCGGCCGGCCCCACAGGTGAGCAGCTGGGCATCCTGGAGCGCTGCCTGGCACCCCACCAGGCAGAGATGAAGCGGCTGCTGACGGGTGCCCTGGGCACCCTGTGCCAACGGCTACAGGtgatggagaggaggatggaggagctCTACGAGCAGGGAACCAAACACGGCAACAGCCTGGCCCTGCTCAACACCCAGGTGGGCCAGCTGGCGAGAAGGATGACCGCCACCACCAAACAGGACTTGTCACCTCTCCATGGTCTGG GAAAGGAACCAAGAGCGCTAAAAGAAGAAAAGTTGGACTTCACCAAGCCGTTACCACATGGTCCAAACCCTTCATGCAATATGGGCTGCTCTGGAACAGACAAGGGGAGCCTCACTGGATGTAAATGGAGGATGGCGACAACATTTTCACCTAGCCACAGTCCGGCCCGGCGCTGTGAACACAATGAGGGAATAGGTGGGGAAAGGAAAGGGACAGAGTTAGGGCACTTCTTATCCTCTGTCGGAAAAGAGGCGGTCACAGAGGGGTGCGTACAGGGAAACTACTCCCCCATGTCGGACTTTGAGGATCTGGACAAGGAGCTGGCTGACGAGAAGGGGCAGGACGCTCCCACCTGGTTGGTCAATTCTGCCCTGGTGGACACAGAGTCTAGTGATAGTCAGGAAGTGACCCTTTTATCCCCTTCTTGGAAGGCACAATCTGGGGACACTCAAGTGAACAGGAGAGGGAGTATGGAGACACATCCACGCCCTCCTCATATACACGTCCCCACTCAATCACAAGGCCAATCCAAAAGCACTGAGGTCCCAACGTGTCCATTTCCAAGTAAGGGTCAGACTATGGCTGCATTTTCTGAGGTGGTCCAGTTGAGCCCTATAGGAGCTTGCTCTCTGTTGGCACATTCCGTTAAATTCGTAGGCTCATCTAGGTCCGAGCACACAGGTAGAATAACTCCTACTCCAACTTATTTCCAGCGAAGGATCACCAGCCCACCTCGCACTGACCACACGGCCTACACTCAGTCCTCCAAAGAGGCAGAGAAAGAccggaagcctgagaggaagaggcGGAACAAGAGGGAATCGAAGGGACACCCGGTTGGTGAGTTCGACTCCACTGCCGCCATGTCCATCAAGGGTAGCTTCTCCGCCCAGGTACAGGACCAACCGCAGGCTGGTGTGGGCAGGGAGACAGCCGATGAGAGGCAGTGGAGTCAACAACACGAGAGGTTTGTGGAGAGTGTAAGGGTGTCATACGGCAGACAAGAAAATCAGACTCTTAGATTAACCGTACCTACTAATCAGCAACACTCTCCATTGTGCAATGCCCAATTTAAATCTCCAGACCgactatcatcatcaccatcaggtTCAGTCTTTGTGCCGTATTCCCGGTCTCCACCATTGACTGGCTACATGGACCCTCAGAAGGACAAACAAGCCCTCCTGCCCTTCCATTCTACCAGCCCCTCTCTGGACACCTCCGTGGCCTCCAAGTTCCCCTCTCCCCGAAATGGCTCTTGTAAATCTCTCATCGTTGGTGTTCAATCCACCCACCACGAGTGCCAGGCCCTCCTGCTCCAGCTGTCGGACACAGCTAACCACCTCATAGCTGCCAGCCCCTCTCCGGAGCTCCCTTCACCTCCGGATGGTGGTCAAAGCAGACGGGGGAACCTCCCACACTTCTTCAACTCCAAGCTCAAGCGCCACTGGGATAAGGACCGGCCCTCCTGTAAGAAGCGGCAGCTAAAAGGCATTAGAAGCACTGGTGGCGCTCTAGCCATGACTCTCCTGGAGCTGCAGGAGGAGACGTTGCAGCACCACTGGCAGCCACTGGTGATTCTGGGCAGCCCAGTCTTGCTTCTTTCCCCCCTGCAGCTGGCGTCCCTAGCCCAGACCTTCTCCCACTGCTGCAGCAAACTCCTGAACGGAGACACCTCTACCCTGCAGCGTGGTCTCTCTCGCCTACTCCGCACCACTGGCCAGTTCCCCATGTCCCTCTTCAGCCAGATGGGCTTCTCTAAGATCTCCAAGGGGGGTCTGAGCACTGTGCTGGCCGCCTCCTCCCCAACCTCCTTCCGCCACTGGTTCAGACACAAGTGCCCCGCTCCCCTCATGAGACTGTCAGCCACGGAGGTGAAGGCTGTGGTGTGTCAGATCATGGAGTCGCGGAAGAAGTACATGCATCTTCCCCTGCTGCCCCTCAAGGACTACACTGGCCCTCCTGGCCTGGACAATGACCACAG CacatctctcacctctccacccaCACAGCGATGTAGGGTCAGACTCACCCCAGAGCGGGCCCTTTCCCAACCCAGAACCAGCCACGGGGACAACCCCAAGACCATGCGTCTGGATAACCAACCTGAGCCTGTACCCAGTCTTGCCATCGCTACTGCCAACGTCAAATACCCAGGTCTGCATGGGCATGGCTGCAGCCCATCCAGAGAG GGAGGTCTGTATGAGGCGAATGTGGGGGCCCAGCCAGGCCAGCGCTCCAAGAGGGTATCCCAGATCCGCATTCGGAAGACTGTTCCCAAACCAGACAACAACCTCACGCCCATGGGCCTGCCCAAACCAAAGAG ACTGAAGAAGAAGGAGTTCAGCTTGGAGGAGATTTATACCAACAAGAATTATAAATCACCCACTCCCAACAG GAGCCTAGAGACCATCTTCGAAGAGCCCAAGGAGAAGAACGGATTGCTGGTCTGCATCGGCCACCAGAAGAGGAAGCGCGTGCTGGAGTTCCCAGACTTCACACTGCCGCGCAAACGAAAAGCCAGAGCCAACCTGCTGCCCCTGCGCGCGAAGGGCCCCAGGGGCCGGGGCCGGAGGGGGAGGCCTGACGATTCCGACCTAGACATTATGCTCATCGAGAGGCTGAGCGAGCTGGAGGACTTCTTCACCTGCCAAGGCCTGGAGGACTGA
- the LOC139552191 gene encoding uncharacterized protein isoform X3 — protein sequence MMLSSVPAVPRGGQQIPGTMSVGLVDPCPQLSQLYHEQLSTGCRETSKNQKTAAAGVGPLMTMSLRPAKSKARNGHLGMDSGGREQQIPVEHRQNALGSVSSLRGHVYGTAGSADFRRAERPVSDQVQGFQRPGNNGNVLVNPKQLEPTSRASAGASPPLQACPPGPAPPAGPTGEQLGILERCLAPHQAEMKRLLTGALGTLCQRLQVMERRMEELYEQGTKHGNSLALLNTQVGQLARRMTATTKQDLSPLHGLGKEPRALKEEKLDFTKPLPHGPNPSCNMGCSGTDKGSLTGCKWRMATTFSPSHSPARRCEHNEGIGGERKGTELGHFLSSVGKEAVTEGCVQGNYSPMSDFEDLDKELADEKGQDAPTWLVNSALVDTESSDSQEVTLLSPSWKAQSGDTQVNRRGSMETHPRPPHIHVPTQSQGQSKSTEVPTCPFPSKGQTMAAFSEVVQLSPIGACSLLAHSVKFVGSSRSEHTGRITPTPTYFQRRITSPPRTDHTAYTQSSKEAEKDRKPERKRRNKRESKGHPVGEFDSTAAMSIKGSFSAQVQDQPQAGVGRETADERQWSQQHERFVESVRVSYGRQENQTLRLTVPTNQQHSPLCNAQFKSPDRLSSSPSGSVFVPYSRSPPLTGYMDPQKDKQALLPFHSTSPSLDTSVASKFPSPRNGSCKSLIVGVQSTHHECQALLLQLSDTANHLIAASPSPELPSPPDGGQSRRGNLPHFFNSKLKRHWDKDRPSCKKRQLKGIRSTGGALAMTLLELQEETLQHHWQPLVILGSPVLLLSPLQLASLAQTFSHCCSKLLNGDTSTLQRGLSRLLRTTGQFPMSLFSQMGFSKISKGGLSTVLAASSPTSFRHWFRHKCPAPLMRLSATEVKAVVCQIMESRKKYMHLPLLPLKDYTGPPGLDNDHSSTSLTSPPTQRCRVRLTPERALSQPRTSHGDNPKTMRLDNQPEPVPSLAIATANVKYPGLHGHGCSPSREGGLYEANVGAQPGQRSKRVSQIRIRKTVPKPDNNLTPMGLPKPKRLKKKEFSLEEIYTNKNYKSPTPNRSLETIFEEPKEKNGLLVCIGHQKRKRVLEFPDFTLPRKRKARANLLPLRAKGPRGRGRRGRPDDSDLDIMLIERLSELEDFFTCQGLED from the exons ATGATGTTGTCATCTGTTCCGGCTGTTCCAAGAGGTGGTCAGCAGATACCCGGCACCATGTCGGTGGGTCTGGTGGATCCATGCCCCCAGCTTTCCCAGTTGTACCATGAACAACTGTCCACAGGGTGCAGAGAGACTAGCAAGAACCAGAAGACTGCTGCGGCAGGTGTAGGACCTCTGATGACCATGTCTCTCAGACCAGCAAAGAGCAAAGCTAGAAATGGTCATCTTGGGATGGACTCTGGTGGGAGAGAGCAACAGATCCCGGTGGAGCACAGGCAGAACGCTTTGGGCTCAGTCTCCAGTCTAAGAGGTCATGTCTATGGGACTGCTGGCTCTGCCGACTTCAGAAGAGCAGAGAGACCAGTGTCAGACCAG GTCCAAGGCTTTCAAAGACCCGGCAACAATGGCAATGTCTTGGTTAATCCAAAACAACTAG AGCCTACCTCCAGAGCCTCAGCCGGGGCCTCGCCTCCGCTTCAAGCCTGCCCGCCTGGCCCTGCTCCCCCGGCCGGCCCCACAGGTGAGCAGCTGGGCATCCTGGAGCGCTGCCTGGCACCCCACCAGGCAGAGATGAAGCGGCTGCTGACGGGTGCCCTGGGCACCCTGTGCCAACGGCTACAGGtgatggagaggaggatggaggagctCTACGAGCAGGGAACCAAACACGGCAACAGCCTGGCCCTGCTCAACACCCAGGTGGGCCAGCTGGCGAGAAGGATGACCGCCACCACCAAACAGGACTTGTCACCTCTCCATGGTCTGG GAAAGGAACCAAGAGCGCTAAAAGAAGAAAAGTTGGACTTCACCAAGCCGTTACCACATGGTCCAAACCCTTCATGCAATATGGGCTGCTCTGGAACAGACAAGGGGAGCCTCACTGGATGTAAATGGAGGATGGCGACAACATTTTCACCTAGCCACAGTCCGGCCCGGCGCTGTGAACACAATGAGGGAATAGGTGGGGAAAGGAAAGGGACAGAGTTAGGGCACTTCTTATCCTCTGTCGGAAAAGAGGCGGTCACAGAGGGGTGCGTACAGGGAAACTACTCCCCCATGTCGGACTTTGAGGATCTGGACAAGGAGCTGGCTGACGAGAAGGGGCAGGACGCTCCCACCTGGTTGGTCAATTCTGCCCTGGTGGACACAGAGTCTAGTGATAGTCAGGAAGTGACCCTTTTATCCCCTTCTTGGAAGGCACAATCTGGGGACACTCAAGTGAACAGGAGAGGGAGTATGGAGACACATCCACGCCCTCCTCATATACACGTCCCCACTCAATCACAAGGCCAATCCAAAAGCACTGAGGTCCCAACGTGTCCATTTCCAAGTAAGGGTCAGACTATGGCTGCATTTTCTGAGGTGGTCCAGTTGAGCCCTATAGGAGCTTGCTCTCTGTTGGCACATTCCGTTAAATTCGTAGGCTCATCTAGGTCCGAGCACACAGGTAGAATAACTCCTACTCCAACTTATTTCCAGCGAAGGATCACCAGCCCACCTCGCACTGACCACACGGCCTACACTCAGTCCTCCAAAGAGGCAGAGAAAGAccggaagcctgagaggaagaggcGGAACAAGAGGGAATCGAAGGGACACCCGGTTGGTGAGTTCGACTCCACTGCCGCCATGTCCATCAAGGGTAGCTTCTCCGCCCAGGTACAGGACCAACCGCAGGCTGGTGTGGGCAGGGAGACAGCCGATGAGAGGCAGTGGAGTCAACAACACGAGAGGTTTGTGGAGAGTGTAAGGGTGTCATACGGCAGACAAGAAAATCAGACTCTTAGATTAACCGTACCTACTAATCAGCAACACTCTCCATTGTGCAATGCCCAATTTAAATCTCCAGACCgactatcatcatcaccatcaggtTCAGTCTTTGTGCCGTATTCCCGGTCTCCACCATTGACTGGCTACATGGACCCTCAGAAGGACAAACAAGCCCTCCTGCCCTTCCATTCTACCAGCCCCTCTCTGGACACCTCCGTGGCCTCCAAGTTCCCCTCTCCCCGAAATGGCTCTTGTAAATCTCTCATCGTTGGTGTTCAATCCACCCACCACGAGTGCCAGGCCCTCCTGCTCCAGCTGTCGGACACAGCTAACCACCTCATAGCTGCCAGCCCCTCTCCGGAGCTCCCTTCACCTCCGGATGGTGGTCAAAGCAGACGGGGGAACCTCCCACACTTCTTCAACTCCAAGCTCAAGCGCCACTGGGATAAGGACCGGCCCTCCTGTAAGAAGCGGCAGCTAAAAGGCATTAGAAGCACTGGTGGCGCTCTAGCCATGACTCTCCTGGAGCTGCAGGAGGAGACGTTGCAGCACCACTGGCAGCCACTGGTGATTCTGGGCAGCCCAGTCTTGCTTCTTTCCCCCCTGCAGCTGGCGTCCCTAGCCCAGACCTTCTCCCACTGCTGCAGCAAACTCCTGAACGGAGACACCTCTACCCTGCAGCGTGGTCTCTCTCGCCTACTCCGCACCACTGGCCAGTTCCCCATGTCCCTCTTCAGCCAGATGGGCTTCTCTAAGATCTCCAAGGGGGGTCTGAGCACTGTGCTGGCCGCCTCCTCCCCAACCTCCTTCCGCCACTGGTTCAGACACAAGTGCCCCGCTCCCCTCATGAGACTGTCAGCCACGGAGGTGAAGGCTGTGGTGTGTCAGATCATGGAGTCGCGGAAGAAGTACATGCATCTTCCCCTGCTGCCCCTCAAGGACTACACTGGCCCTCCTGGCCTGGACAATGACCACAG CAGCacatctctcacctctccacccaCACAGCGATGTAGGGTCAGACTCACCCCAGAGCGGGCCCTTTCCCAACCCAGAACCAGCCACGGGGACAACCCCAAGACCATGCGTCTGGATAACCAACCTGAGCCTGTACCCAGTCTTGCCATCGCTACTGCCAACGTCAAATACCCAGGTCTGCATGGGCATGGCTGCAGCCCATCCAGAGAG GGAGGTCTGTATGAGGCGAATGTGGGGGCCCAGCCAGGCCAGCGCTCCAAGAGGGTATCCCAGATCCGCATTCGGAAGACTGTTCCCAAACCAGACAACAACCTCACGCCCATGGGCCTGCCCAAACCAAAGAG ACTGAAGAAGAAGGAGTTCAGCTTGGAGGAGATTTATACCAACAAGAATTATAAATCACCCACTCCCAACAG GAGCCTAGAGACCATCTTCGAAGAGCCCAAGGAGAAGAACGGATTGCTGGTCTGCATCGGCCACCAGAAGAGGAAGCGCGTGCTGGAGTTCCCAGACTTCACACTGCCGCGCAAACGAAAAGCCAGAGCCAACCTGCTGCCCCTGCGCGCGAAGGGCCCCAGGGGCCGGGGCCGGAGGGGGAGGCCTGACGATTCCGACCTAGACATTATGCTCATCGAGAGGCTGAGCGAGCTGGAGGACTTCTTCACCTGCCAAGGCCTGGAGGACTGA